The DNA sequence CCCGATGTGCAGCTTGCCGTTGGCATAGGGCGGGCCGTCGTGCAGCACGAACTTCGGGCAGCCGCAGCGCGCCTCGCGCAGCTTCCGGTAGATGCCCTTGTCTTCCCATTCCTTGACCCACTTCGGCTCGCGCTTGGGCAGGTCCCCGCGCATCGGGAAGGGTGTGTCGGGCAGGTTCAGGGTCGATCGATAGTCGGGGGTGTCGCTCATGGTCTCGGGGCACGCCGGGCGTGCCATGTGGGGTAGGGCAGACCGCCAGGGTGATGAGACGCGGCCCGGTCTCGCGGCAGTCGAGCGGGCGTCAAATTCGGTCGCGCGTGGTCTGGCGGCGCGTTTGCTGGTGCAGCGACGCGAAGTAGGCGCGTGCGTCGGCCGCGTCCTGACGGATCGCCGCCGTCAGGGCGTCCAGCCCTTCGAATCGGACTTCGTCGCGCAGTTTGTGCAGCAGTTCCACGCGCACGATTTTACCGTAGCCCCCTTCGGCCCCCAGTTCGGCCGGCCACTCCAGGCAGTTGACCTCCAGCAGGATGCGGTCGGTCTCCTCGACCGTGGGGCGCAGCCCGAGGCTGGCCACGCCGGGCAGCGGCTCGGGGATCAGCCCGTGCACCCGCACGACGAAGATGCCGGTCGCAGCCGCCCGGCGGTGCCGGAAGCGCAGGTTCAGCGTGCGGAATCCGAGCTGGCGCCCCAGCTTGCGGCCGTGGACGATGTGGCCGCTGATGCTGTAGGGGCGGCCCAGCAGGCCGGCCGCGGCTTCCATGTCGCCGCGCGCGAGCGCCTCGCGCACCGCGGAGCTGGACACGCGCAGCCCGTGCACCTCGTAGCTGTTCATGCGCGCCACGTCGAAGCCGAGCTGCCCGCCGGCGGCGTCCAGCATCGCGTAGTCGCCGGCGCGGCGCGCCCCGAAGCGGAAATCGTCGCCGACCAGGATGTATTTCGCCCCCAGGCCGTCGACCAGCACCTGCTGGATGAATTCCTCGGGCGACAGGCGCGACAGCCGCTGGTCGAAGCGCAGCACGACGACCTGGTCGATGCCGCAGCGTTCCAGCTCGGTGAGCTTGTCGCGCAGCGTCGCGATGCGCGGCGGCCCCAGTTCCGGCTTGCCGGACTGCCGGGCGAAGAAGTCGCGCGGGTGGGGCTCGAAGGTCAGCACGCAGCTGGGCAGGCCGCGGTGCTGGGCTTCGCTCTTGAGCAGCGCCAGCATGGCCTGGTGCCCGCGGTGGACGCCGTCGAAGTTGCCGATGGTCAGGGCGCAGGCCGGGGCCAGAGCAGCATGGTGAAAGCCGCGAAAGACATGCATGGGAGCGGATTATCAGGGTGCCGGCCCGAGGATGTCTTGCGGCCCGTCCAGCCAGCGCCATTGGCCGGGCGCCAGGTCGGGCGGCAGCTCCAGCGCGCCGAAACGGCTGCGGTGCAGCGCGACCACCCGGTTGCCGACGGCGGCCACCATGCGCTTGACCTGGTGGTACTTGCCTTCGGTGAGCGTCAGCCGCAGGCCGTGGGCATCGGTGGCCTCGCAGGCCGCCGCGCGCACCGGCGCGGGGTCGTCGCGCAGCACCACGCCCGCGAGCAGCCGTTCGACCTGCGCGGGCGTCACCGGGTCGGCGGTGGTCACCTCGTAGACCTTGGCGACATGCTTCTTCGGCGAGGTCAGGCGGTGGATCAGGGGGCCGTCGTCGGTCAGGACCAGCAGCCCGGTGGTGTCCTGGTCGAGCCGGCCGACGGCCTGCACGCCGCGCCGGCGCAGCGGTGCGGGCAGCAGCGTGTAGACGCTGGGCCAGGCCGAGGGCTTCTGCGAGCACTCGTAACCGGCCGGCTTGTGCATCACGAGGCAGGCGCGCTCGTGGTAGGGCCAGTCCTGGCCGTCGACGCTGAACACCAGGCCGCCGGGATCGACCTCGTGGTCCGGGTCGGCATGGACCGCACCGCCGATCGCGACGCGGCCGGCGAGGATCAGCCCCTCGCATTCGCGACGGGTGCCGAAACCTTGCGAGAACAGCAGCTGGGCCAGGCGCATCGCGGCAGGGGAGGGACGGCAAACGCAAAGGGCCGCCCGCAGGCGGCCCGGGAGGGCAGCAGTCTACACCCCGTGCGTGCCGCTCAGGCGAACACGCCGGCGGTGTCCTGCATGCGTGCCGAGACCTCGCCGAGGTGGTGCAGCGTGTCGCCGAAGCTCAGCTCCAGGCAGGTCAGCCGCTTGAAATAGTGGCCGGCGACGTACTCGTCGGTGATGCCGATGCCGCCGTGCAGCTGGATCGCCTGCTGGCCGACGTAGCGCATCGACTGCCCCAGCTGCACCTTGGCCTGCGAGACGGCGCGGCGGCGCTGCGCCGGGTCGTCGCCCAGCTTGAGGGTCGCGAAGTAGCTCATCGAGCGGCCCAGCTCGAGCTGCATCTTCATGTCGGCGACGCGATGGCGCAGCGCCTGGAAGGTGCCGATCGGCACGCCGAACTGCTTGCGGGTGTTGAGGTAGTCCACCGTCACCGCGAACAGCTGCTCCATCGCGCCGACCGCTTCGGCGCAGCCGGCGGCGATCGCGACGTCGACGGCTTCCTCCAGCGCGAAGTGGCCGTCCTCGGGGCCGACCAGCAGCGTCGCCGGCGCCTCCTCGAAGCGCACCTCGGCGGCGCGCCCGCCGTCCTGGGTCGGGTAGCCGCGCGTCGTCACGCCCGCCGCGCCGCGCTCGACCAGCAGCAGTGCGATGCCGCGCGCGTCGTCGACCTGGCCCGAGACGCGCGCCGGCACGACGTACGCGTCGGCCTGGTCACCCACCGGCACGATGCTCTTGGCGCCGCTGACGCGCCACTGGCCGCCGTCCTGCCGTGCGGTGGCGGTCACGTGGCGCAGCATGTAGCGCGCCTCGCGTTCCTGGTGGGCCAGCACGACCAGCGCCTCGCCGGCGGCGATCCTCGGCAGCCATTGCTGGCGGACCGCCTCGGGGGCGTGGCGCGCCAGCACGCCGGCGGCGACCAGCGCCACTGCCGCGTACGGCTCGACCACGATGCCGCGGCCCAGCTCCTCCATCACCACCATCGCCTCGACCGGGCCGAAGCCCATGCCGCCGTGCGCCTCGGGGATCGCCAGGCCCATCAGGCCCAGTTCGGCCATCTCGCCCCAGGCCTCGCGCGAGAAGCCGCCCGCCTTGACGATGGCACGTCGGCGCTCGAAGGCATAGCTGCGTGCCACCCACTTGCGCACGGCGTCGCGCAGCTGCTCCTGTTCCTCGGTGAAATCGAAATCCATGCTCAGACTCCCAGGGTCATCTGCGCGATGATGTTGCGCTGCACTTCGTTGCTGCCGCCGTAGATGGTGGTCTT is a window from the Caldimonas thermodepolymerans genome containing:
- a CDS encoding bifunctional riboflavin kinase/FAD synthetase; this encodes MHVFRGFHHAALAPACALTIGNFDGVHRGHQAMLALLKSEAQHRGLPSCVLTFEPHPRDFFARQSGKPELGPPRIATLRDKLTELERCGIDQVVVLRFDQRLSRLSPEEFIQQVLVDGLGAKYILVGDDFRFGARRAGDYAMLDAAGGQLGFDVARMNSYEVHGLRVSSSAVREALARGDMEAAAGLLGRPYSISGHIVHGRKLGRQLGFRTLNLRFRHRRAAATGIFVVRVHGLIPEPLPGVASLGLRPTVEETDRILLEVNCLEWPAELGAEGGYGKIVRVELLHKLRDEVRFEGLDALTAAIRQDAADARAYFASLHQQTRRQTTRDRI
- a CDS encoding acyl-CoA dehydrogenase family protein, translated to MDFDFTEEQEQLRDAVRKWVARSYAFERRRAIVKAGGFSREAWGEMAELGLMGLAIPEAHGGMGFGPVEAMVVMEELGRGIVVEPYAAVALVAAGVLARHAPEAVRQQWLPRIAAGEALVVLAHQEREARYMLRHVTATARQDGGQWRVSGAKSIVPVGDQADAYVVPARVSGQVDDARGIALLLVERGAAGVTTRGYPTQDGGRAAEVRFEEAPATLLVGPEDGHFALEEAVDVAIAAGCAEAVGAMEQLFAVTVDYLNTRKQFGVPIGTFQALRHRVADMKMQLELGRSMSYFATLKLGDDPAQRRRAVSQAKVQLGQSMRYVGQQAIQLHGGIGITDEYVAGHYFKRLTCLELSFGDTLHHLGEVSARMQDTAGVFA
- a CDS encoding pseudouridine synthase codes for the protein MRLAQLLFSQGFGTRRECEGLILAGRVAIGGAVHADPDHEVDPGGLVFSVDGQDWPYHERACLVMHKPAGYECSQKPSAWPSVYTLLPAPLRRRGVQAVGRLDQDTTGLLVLTDDGPLIHRLTSPKKHVAKVYEVTTADPVTPAQVERLLAGVVLRDDPAPVRAAACEATDAHGLRLTLTEGKYHQVKRMVAAVGNRVVALHRSRFGALELPPDLAPGQWRWLDGPQDILGPAP